One segment of Castanea sativa cultivar Marrone di Chiusa Pesio chromosome 3, ASM4071231v1 DNA contains the following:
- the LOC142630009 gene encoding metalloendoproteinase 2-MMP, whose protein sequence is MRLIYVALLVLSLSLLYTPIPISAHFFHNVTSIPPWLNSTRCNWDSFRNLSGCHAGEKVDGLSKLKKYFQYFGYINNTFNFTDDFDEALKSALETYQKNFNLNVTGELDDFTVQQIVRPRCGVADIVNGTSTMNSGKSNTSSTRLHTVSHYTLFPGEPRWPQSKRDLTYAFDPDNNLSDEVKSVFARAFDRWSTVTPLTFTMTTSVYTADIKIGFFTGDHGDGEPFDGVLGTLAHAFSPPNGRFHLDNAENWVVADDVTQATSNTAIDLESVAVHEIGHLLGLGHSSVVESIMYPSISSRTKKVELANDDVEGIQYLYGANPSYNGSATTTASRETSDGGEALISSSMWGLRSFLAVGFGFLVFF, encoded by the coding sequence ATGAGATTGATCTACGTAGCATTGTTGGTGCTTTCTCTTTCGCTTTTGTATACTCCAATTCCAATTTCAGCTCACTTTTTTCACAATGTAACTTCAATTCCGCCATGGCTGAACTCGACTCGATGCAATTGGGACTCGTTCCGCAACCTCTCCGGCTGCCACGCTGGCGAAAAAGTCGACGGCTTGTCGAAGCTCAAGAAGTACTTCCAGTACTTCGGTTACATCAACAACACGTTCAACTTCACCGACGACTTCGACGAAGCACTCAAGTCAGCTCTCGAGACTTACCAGAAAAACTTCAACCTCAACGTCACCGGCGAGCTCGACGATTTCACCGTACAGCAAATCGTAAGACCCAGGTGCGGCGTCGCCGACATAGTCAACGGTACCTCGACCATGAACTCGGGAAAATCGAACACCTCCTCCACGCGCCTCCACACTGTCTCTCACTACACGTTGTTTCCCGGCGAACCTCGTTGGCCACAAAGCAAGCGCGACCTAACCTACGCGTTCGACCCAGACAACAACCTCTCCGACGAGGTTAAGAGCGTGTTCGCACGCGCGTTCGATCGTTGGTCTACTGTAACGCCGTTAACGTTCACGATGACAACCTCGGTGTACACAGCGGACATTAAGATTGGGTTTTTCACCGGCGACCACGGCGATGGAGAACCGTTCGACGGGGTCTTAGGAACACTGGCCCACGCGTTTTCGCCGCCGAACGGTCGGTTCCATTTAGACAACGCCGAAAACTGGGTTGTCGCCGATGACGTCACCCAGGCCACGTCGAACACGGCGATCGATCTGGAGTCGGTGGCTGTGCACGAGATTGGGCATTTGCTTGGGCTCGGACATTCATCTGTGGTGGAATCGATTATGTACCCTTCGATCTCGTCGAGGACTAAGAAGGTTGAGCTTGCTAACGATGATGTTGAGGGGATTCAGTACTTGTACGGAGCGAACCCGAGTTACAACGGTTCGGCCACGACGACTGCTAGTCGTGAAACTAGTGATGGTGGTGAGGCCTTGATTTCGAGCTCTATGTGGGGCCTTAGATCCTTTTTGGCcgttggatttggatttttagtttttttttag